TCTTGTCGAGCAAGCGCAGCACGGCGCGCTCTCCGTGGGCGCTGGGCAGGGTGGAGACACGAACGTCGACCGCGCGGGTGCCGATGCGCAGCGAAATGCGGCCGTCTTGTGGCAAACGCTTTTCCGAAATGTCGAGCTCGGCCATGATTTTCAGGCGCGAGATCAGTGCGGCGTGCAACGCGCGGTTGGGCTGCACCACTTCGCGCAGTGTGCCGTCCACGCGAAAACGCACACTGGACATGCGCTCGAAGGGCTCGATGTGGATATCACTGGCGCCATCGCGCGCGGCCTGCGTGAGCAGGGCGTTGAGCATGCGGATGATGGGTGCATCGTCGGACGTTTCCAGCAAGTCTTCGATGGCCGGCAGCTCCTGCATCATGCGGCTCAGGTCGGCATCGCTTTGCACTTCACTGACCACTGCCGCCGCACTGGATTCGCCTTGTGCATAGGCCGCGCTGATGCGCTGGCTCAGTGTTTCACTGGGCTCCCACACCATCTCACGTACTTCGTGTTTGCGCAGAATCTCAGACAGTGCCGAGAGGCGAAGGGCTTGCAAGGCGGGCGTGGCGGCTGGCGTGTTGCTGCCCATGAGCACCAGGCCCTGGCCATCGTCTTCCAAAAGCCACAGGTGCTCGCGCGCGAAGGCGTAGGGCAGCGGGTGTTTCATGGCGCGGCGTGGTGTTGAATCAATTGCTGGCCGGTATGGTCGGCACAGCGTCATAGACGGGTGCGCGTTGTGGTGGCATGACTGGCGCATCGTTGATGCGCAGCATCTGGCTCGGTTCGGGCTGGGCTTCTTTTTGCGCGCCGCGCATGAGGTCGTAGCGGTCGAGCGAAAGTGCGTTGGTGGCGCTGGCGTCGCGCAAGATCACGGGGCGCAGGAATACCATCAGGTTGGTTTTCTTGCGGGTGCGTGTTTCGTTCTTGAAAAGGTTGCCCAGAATCGGCACATCGCCGAGGCCGGGAATTTTGTCCTGGTTGCCCGAAAATTCGTCTTGCAACAGGCCGCCCAGAACGATCACGCCACCGTCTTCCACCAGCACCGTGGATTCAATGGTGCGCTGCGTGGTGATGATGCCGGATGGCGAGTTGAGCGAGGAAGCCTGCACAGCGCTGACCTCCTGGTAGATGGTCATCTTGATGGTGCCGTTTTCGCTGATCTGCGGTTTCACGCGCAGAGTGATGCCCACGTCTTTGCGCTCGATGGTCTGGAACGGGTTGACCGAGCCTTCATTGGAGTTGTTGCTGGTGTATTGCCCGGTCACAAAGGGCACGTTCTGGCCCACCACGATCTTGGCCTCCTGGTTGTCGAGCGTGAGCAGATTGGGTGTGGACAACACGTTGCCTTCCCCGCTGGTTTGCAGGAAGCGCGCGAGCAGACCCAGCAGGTAGACACCGTTGCGTTGCTGCGCCAGGCCGAGGTTGAACCCGGTGCCGGGCGCGGTGATGCCCGTTGTGTCGCCGGTTGCGACGGGCAGCAGGTTGGTCAGGATGTTGTTGCCGGCGGCCCCGAAATTGGTGCCGAGCAATCCGACCACGCTGCTGCCGATGTTGCCGATGGGACTTTGCCATTGGATGCCGAACTCAGACGCTTTGTCGGCGTTGACTTCGGCGATCAGGCTCTCGACATAAACCTGTGCGCGGCGTGAATCCAGCTTGTCGATCACGGCGCGCAACTGGCGGTACTGCGGTTCGGGCGCGGTGATGATGAGCGAATTGGTGGCCGGGTCGGCCTGGATCTGACCGCCCGTAGAGGGCGATGCCACCGCAGCCACGGGGGCGGTGGCCTGGTTGCCAGCGGCTGTGGCCGTGCGCTGGGTGGGTGAAACCGCCGCAGTGGAAATGGAGGCACCACCTGAAACAGACGTACCTTCGCTGGCCATGGCCGCGCGCAAAGTGGTGGCCAGCGAAACGGCATCGGCGTTCTTCAGGTACACCACATGGATGTTGCCGCTGGCATCAATGGAACTGGGCTGATCGAGTTTGATGACCAGCGATCGAACCAGTGCGAGCCGCGCCGGGTTGGCCGCCCGCATCACGATGGCGTTGCTGCGTGGCTCGGCCACCAAGGTGGTTTTGTATGAAGGGTCGCCTTGTCCGCCGGCGCCCGCAGCAGGCTGGTCCAGCAAGCGCGAGACCATGGGAACCAGGTCGGCAGCGAGGGCGTGTTGCAGCGGAATCACCTCGACATCGGAGGCCCCCGCCACATCGAGTGCGGTGATGATGTTGCCGATGCGCTGCAGGTTGTCGGCGTAGTCGGTGATGACCAGGGCGTTCGTACCCGGGTTCACGTTGATGGTGTTGTTGGGCCCGATCAGCGGTCTCAGGATCGGCACCAGGTTGTTGGCCGACTCGTGGTTGAGGTTGAAGATCTGCGTGACGATCTGATTGGAAGAGCGCAGCTTGTTCACGGAACCCGCGTTGACGGGGTTGCCCTGCAATTTGGCATCGGCCTCGGGCACGATTTTGTACAGCCCACCGGTGTCCACCAGCGTAAAGCCCTGCAAACGCAGCGCGGCACCAAACTGGTTAAGTGCAGCGGCGGGTGAAACGGGGCGATCGGTGGCCAGGCTGATGGCGCCCTTGACGCGCGGGTCGACCACCACGTTGCGCCCACTGATGGTGGCCATGGTGCGGGCCACGGCTTCAATTTCGGCGTCCACGAAATTCAGGGTGACGGGCTCACGGCTGCCAGTTTGGGCCCATGCGACTTCGGTGCCAATACAGGGAAGCAAGGCAAGGCCGATGGCAAGTGCCAGGGCGCGCAGCGATGGCGCCTGGGGCGCCTTCAATGCAAGAGGTGTGCGGTTCATATGGGAATCCTATCGCGTTCAGCCCACGGCGAGAATGGAGCGTGGGCCGTCGCGGCGCCCGATGATGTTGAGCAGGTTTTCGAGGGCGGTTTCGCGTCCGGGAGCTGCTTGTGCAAAACCCTGGAAACGCAGTCGGGATCCAACCCACTGGCCGTTGCCCTGCAGCTGCAGACCCCCGTCGAGTGTGGTCAGGCGCAGCAAGGCGCTGTCGCCGTCTGGCGTGGCGTCGAGCAACACGCGGTAGCTGCCCAGCGGGCGCAGGGTGGACAGCCGCGAGGTCATGTCCAGAGCGTCTACTTGCAGACCGCCTTCAAGTTGCAATCGCCCCTGGATGATCCGCACCGTCAACCCCTTGGATTCCAGGGCCAGCTGGCCCTCGGGTCGCAAGGTGTTCCAGGGTGTCCCCAGGCCGGCGAGCAAGACGGCTGGCCATTGGCTTGAGAAAGCCGCCACGCGCAGCGTCGTGGCTTTCAGGGCGGGCAGGACTGTGATGCGCATGGGTTGCGCCGCGCAACAGGGGGTTTCCAGCGCCAGAACCATGGCGGGTCGGCGCTCAGACCAGGTGGGGTTGAGGCGCCAACGCAGTCCTTGGGGCAGAGCGCTTTCGGCGCGGCTGCCTGCGCCGCCAGTGAGCAGCAAATCGCCTTGGCCGCGCCAGACAGTGCCCCGGGTGTTGACCAGTTGCACCTTGTCCCCTGTGCCCCAGGCGATGGCGCCAGCCAGCCAGCTGGCTGGCGCAAAAACGACCATGGCGATCAGCAGCCCCAGCAAGGCCCCCGTCCAGGCCAGGCGCGATGACCCTTTGGTGGTCATCATGGCGTGGTCGATCCGAGGCCAGGGCCTGCGACGGTGATCTGGCCGTGCCAGCCTTCCGGGCTGCCTCTAAGGTCGAGCTGGGCGCTGACAGGCACCAGACGGGCGTTGACGCGCACCTGGTTGAGCCAAAGGGCCAAGGCTTCTGGCGCCGTGCCACGCAAGGTGAGGATGGCGCGATCACCCTGCACGTTGATCTGGGCCGTGGCACCGAGTGGGCCCGTGGCCTGCGTCAGGGAACTCTGGGCGGCGCCACGGCTGGGGATGGGGGCACTGTTTTGTTCGCGCAGTTGTTCGACGCTGGCGGCCATGCTTTGCATTTGTGCCAGTTGGGCGTCCAGTGCGGCGTGTTGCGAGGGGGCTTTGCGCAGGGTGTTGATGGCCGGGCCGAGCAGCACCCACCAGAGTAAAGCCAATCCGATCACCCACGCAGCGACCGAGACAGCCCGGCGCTCCCGCGGCGCCATGGCTTGCCACCGCACAGTCAGGCGCTCGACCAGACCGCTGCTGGTGGCTTTTCTGCGTCCGGTTGGCGCGGTGGAGGGTGCGGTTGTGGCGGTGTTCATCGGGTGGGTGGGGCCATTCACGGTTGGGCTGGGCTCAACGAGATGCTGGCGTCTTGCACGGTAGTTTCCCAGCCCGCACGACGCAGGGCGGCTTGCAGCCCGGGCCAGACGCCTGCGGCCGACTCATCGGCAACGAACTGGCCGTTGCCACCATTGGCCTGGCGCTGGTATTGGATGCCACGCAAGGCCACAGGTTCCTTTGCACTGGCCCGCGCGATGCCTGACAGCATGGCCTCCAGATCAAGGGTGGACAGTTGACCGTTCGATTGCTGCATGTTGGCGAGCTCGCGCTGCATCTGCACAGGAGCATCCAGCACCAGTGTCACGTTGGGAAACGTGGTTTGCAAAATCTGACTGATTGCCTGCTGCTTGGTTTTCAGCGCGCGCCGTTCCTGCCAGGCCGCGGCATTGACGCCGATGAGTTGCACCGCGACCAAAGCCGCCAGACCCCAGCGAGCGGGCCGCCAGGCGGGTGCGCTGCGCAATTGGCGCCAGAACTGGCGCAGCCGCTGACCTCGCCGGGCGCTGTTGGACAGACTCAGGTCGAACTGCGCCAGATTCCACTCGGATTGCGCACATCGCAGCAGCCAATTGGGCAGGGTCAGCAGCGTGAACCGTTGATCAAAACACTGTTCAGCCTGCGCGGCGGCCGCGGGTTCGGACAGCCATTGCACATTGGCGTCGTCGGTTGGGGCCAGGGTGTCGAGCGCTGCACCGGCCTGGGCCATCAATGGGGTGCAGCTTACGCCAGTGGTGCTGGCGCTGGCCAGCCACGCCTGTTCGGACTGGTGGTGGGCCCAATGCACCTTCATTCCTGTGGCTTCGCCGCCTCCACTGGCTGTTGTGGTGCCCAGCGGACTCAAACCCGGGACGATGCGGGTGACGGGGCGACCGCTTCCTTCCAGCGCCTGAAGCCAGCCTTTGACCCAGGCTTTGTGGCAGGCCGCGACCCACACCGAAGCCCCCGCCTTGGCACCGGGCGCCAAGGCGAAGTGCAATTCGGCGGTGTCGCTGAGCAGGCGCTCTTCCAGCATGCCGTCAAGCACCGCGCGCAACCGGGCGGTGGGCACCTTGGGCAGTGCGATCTTGTGCCACGACACCGATTGAGGTGGCAAGACCAGCACCAGTTCGGCGTCAGCGGGCAGTGTCGAGAGTGTCGAGAGTGTCGAGGTGCCATGGGTGACCACCTGCTGACCGTCAGACGAGCTGGCCCAATCCACGGAGGCGTTCGGTCCGGCCGCGTTGGTGGAGAAGGAAGATGGGGTGAGGATCAGCACAAGTGGGGGCTGTTGCGTGGGGCAGGGTGGGGAGGCAGGCCTATGCGGTTGAGCCTATCTCCAGCATTCTAGAGGTAAGGAAAAGGCATTCGGTGGCCTTCTCGGCCCCTTGTGTATCAAGAAACTGCGGTGCGTTCGCGCCACACCACGCCCGTTTTCAGACCGGTGCGCACCACCAATGAGCGCTCCTGGGTGGTTCGGTTGTCCAGCCGCAGGCGCACCGTGACCTCGAAATAGCGGCTGCGCACGTCATGTTCGTTGGGCTTCAGGGTTTCAGCGGTGGCTCCGGGAATGCGGGCGGCCGCCGCGGGCAGATCGCGAAAAGGTGTGGTGCCGCGCTCAACCACCAGACGTTCTGCGGTGGCCAGGTCGAGCACGGGCACACTGGCACACAAAGCCTGAGCGCTGGCGGTATTGAGGTTGAGCGGCGTCAGTGTGGGCAGCCAGGTGACGTGGGGGCTCAGCGCTTCGAGGCTGGCCTCGCTGATGCCCAGCCAGCCCAGCTGGGAAAAACGGGTCGGCAGCAGCGGGGTGGCTGAGGGTTCCGGGTTGTTGAGGGCCTGTTCGGTGCTGCGCAGCAGGTTGTCCACGGCGGCCGTCAGTTCGGCTTCAGGCAGGTTGAGCAATTCGTAGAGTTTTTTGAAGGCGGCCACGTCGACCGCCGATACCTCGGCGTCCCTTTTTGCCGCAACGCCCTTGGTTCGAACCAGGTTAAAGGCGTTGAGTTTGGCTTGGGCGTCGACGATTTCACCAGAGAGAAAAGCGGGCAGAAGGTCTTCGGTGTTGTTGTTGGGGTCTGCGGCCAGGAAGCTGGAGAGTTGGGCTTCTTCCAGCGGCGTCGCCCAAGGCTCGCCGAGGTGGTCTGCGCTGCCGGTGTTGCGGTTGCTGCGCGCATCTTCGCGCAGGATAAGGCGCGCCCAGTCGACTGCTCCGGTCAGCAACCAGCCGGCTTGTACGCGCTGGCGCTCTGCCGTTTCCACTTCGGTCGAGCGCCATTGTTGCCACAGGGCGGCCGAGGCCAGCGTGGCCACCAGCGTGACCACGAGCATGGCCAGCAGCAACGCCGCCCCGCGCTGCCGGCGCTTTTTCTGGGATTGGGACATCGGTTTCAAGGGGAGCCCGCCGTCAAAGTGGGCTGGACC
This region of Hydrogenophaga crassostreae genomic DNA includes:
- the gspN gene encoding type II secretion system protein N, whose protein sequence is MMTTKGSSRLAWTGALLGLLIAMVVFAPASWLAGAIAWGTGDKVQLVNTRGTVWRGQGDLLLTGGAGSRAESALPQGLRWRLNPTWSERRPAMVLALETPCCAAQPMRITVLPALKATTLRVAAFSSQWPAVLLAGLGTPWNTLRPEGQLALESKGLTVRIIQGRLQLEGGLQVDALDMTSRLSTLRPLGSYRVLLDATPDGDSALLRLTTLDGGLQLQGNGQWVGSRLRFQGFAQAAPGRETALENLLNIIGRRDGPRSILAVG
- the gspD gene encoding type II secretion system secretin GspD, whose translation is MNRTPLALKAPQAPSLRALALAIGLALLPCIGTEVAWAQTGSREPVTLNFVDAEIEAVARTMATISGRNVVVDPRVKGAISLATDRPVSPAAALNQFGAALRLQGFTLVDTGGLYKIVPEADAKLQGNPVNAGSVNKLRSSNQIVTQIFNLNHESANNLVPILRPLIGPNNTINVNPGTNALVITDYADNLQRIGNIITALDVAGASDVEVIPLQHALAADLVPMVSRLLDQPAAGAGGQGDPSYKTTLVAEPRSNAIVMRAANPARLALVRSLVIKLDQPSSIDASGNIHVVYLKNADAVSLATTLRAAMASEGTSVSGGASISTAAVSPTQRTATAAGNQATAPVAAVASPSTGGQIQADPATNSLIITAPEPQYRQLRAVIDKLDSRRAQVYVESLIAEVNADKASEFGIQWQSPIGNIGSSVVGLLGTNFGAAGNNILTNLLPVATGDTTGITAPGTGFNLGLAQQRNGVYLLGLLARFLQTSGEGNVLSTPNLLTLDNQEAKIVVGQNVPFVTGQYTSNNSNEGSVNPFQTIERKDVGITLRVKPQISENGTIKMTIYQEVSAVQASSLNSPSGIITTQRTIESTVLVEDGGVIVLGGLLQDEFSGNQDKIPGLGDVPILGNLFKNETRTRKKTNLMVFLRPVILRDASATNALSLDRYDLMRGAQKEAQPEPSQMLRINDAPVMPPQRAPVYDAVPTIPASN
- the gspK gene encoding type II secretion system minor pseudopilin GspK: MSQSQKKRRQRGAALLLAMLVVTLVATLASAALWQQWRSTEVETAERQRVQAGWLLTGAVDWARLILREDARSNRNTGSADHLGEPWATPLEEAQLSSFLAADPNNNTEDLLPAFLSGEIVDAQAKLNAFNLVRTKGVAAKRDAEVSAVDVAAFKKLYELLNLPEAELTAAVDNLLRSTEQALNNPEPSATPLLPTRFSQLGWLGISEASLEALSPHVTWLPTLTPLNLNTASAQALCASVPVLDLATAERLVVERGTTPFRDLPAAAARIPGATAETLKPNEHDVRSRYFEVTVRLRLDNRTTQERSLVVRTGLKTGVVWRERTAVS
- the gspL gene encoding type II secretion system protein GspL, giving the protein MLILTPSSFSTNAAGPNASVDWASSSDGQQVVTHGTSTLSTLSTLPADAELVLVLPPQSVSWHKIALPKVPTARLRAVLDGMLEERLLSDTAELHFALAPGAKAGASVWVAACHKAWVKGWLQALEGSGRPVTRIVPGLSPLGTTTASGGGEATGMKVHWAHHQSEQAWLASASTTGVSCTPLMAQAGAALDTLAPTDDANVQWLSEPAAAAQAEQCFDQRFTLLTLPNWLLRCAQSEWNLAQFDLSLSNSARRGQRLRQFWRQLRSAPAWRPARWGLAALVAVQLIGVNAAAWQERRALKTKQQAISQILQTTFPNVTLVLDAPVQMQRELANMQQSNGQLSTLDLEAMLSGIARASAKEPVALRGIQYQRQANGGNGQFVADESAAGVWPGLQAALRRAGWETTVQDASISLSPAQP
- the gspM gene encoding type II secretion system protein GspM; its protein translation is MNTATTAPSTAPTGRRKATSSGLVERLTVRWQAMAPRERRAVSVAAWVIGLALLWWVLLGPAINTLRKAPSQHAALDAQLAQMQSMAASVEQLREQNSAPIPSRGAAQSSLTQATGPLGATAQINVQGDRAILTLRGTAPEALALWLNQVRVNARLVPVSAQLDLRGSPEGWHGQITVAGPGLGSTTP